From the Corythoichthys intestinalis isolate RoL2023-P3 chromosome 13, ASM3026506v1, whole genome shotgun sequence genome, one window contains:
- the LOC130928069 gene encoding zinc finger protein OZF-like, whose amino-acid sequence MFARTTPAAYKFQEELCGVKEEPPRHKDSTVCKIMHPKVVLRRLEDLYVSQAHYPEHPESACIKDEEEESPSIKEEEEFVNIKGFRKHLGAERQEPESPCVKEDVELPQIKEEEPEPCQQKQLSIKKEEEELPCVKAEKEEEHITRSNGEPLKSEDGPSEAGRGAEPPSGCSSSSSTEGLQAGIFIAPSDRSGTTSHSPYNDDGHKKSHPDDKLCKCSQCGKTFVNKYTCRTHMRMHTGEKPFACSVCGQGFSQKQHLKNHTRTHTGEKPFSCSVCGQRFAQKITLKQHTKTHTGEKPFSCSVCDERFAQKKSLNVHITTHTGEKLFFCSVCGQGFCQKQHLQRHERTHTGEKPFSCSVCDQRFSHKSTLKRHTRTHTGEKPFSCSVCDQRFTQKQHLKVHIRTHTGEKPFSCSVCGQRFSHKITLKRHTITHTDEKHFSCAVCGQRFAQKQHLKVHRRTHTGEKPFPCSVCGQRFAREDRMKRHVCVGVRSSGQ is encoded by the exons ATCTATATGTCAGCCAAGCCCATTATCCTGAACACCCGGAGTCTGCATGCATCAAGGACGAGGAGGAAGAGTCGCCATCCAttaaggaggaggaagagttcGTAAACATTAAAG gtttcagaaaacatcTTGGTGCTGAGCGGCAGGAGCCAGAATCTCCTTGCGTTAAAGAGGATGTTgagctcccccaaatcaaagaggaggagCCAGAGCCTTGTCAACAGAAgcaactttcaatcaaaaaggaggaagAAGAGCTGCCATGCGttaaagcggagaaagaggaggaGCATATCACTAGGTCAAAtggtgagcccttgaagagtgaagatggtccgagtgaggctggcagaggggcggagcctccaagcggctgcagcagcagcagctcaacagaaggaCTGCAGGCAGGCATTTTCATCGCTCCATCAGACAGAAGTGGCACCACATCACACTCACCTTACAATGATGATGGTCATAAGAAATCTCACCCTGACGACAAACtctgcaaatgctctcagtgtgggaaaacctttgTTAATAAGTACACTTGTCGGACACATATGAGGatgcacactggtgaaaaaccttttgcctgctcagtttgtggtcaaggattctctcaaaagcaacatttaaaaaaccacacaagaacccacactggtgaaaaacctttttcctgctcagtttgtggtcaaagattcgctcaaaaaataaccttaaaacaacacacaaaaacccacaccggcgaaaaacctttttcctgctcagtttgtgatgaAAGATTCGCTCAAAAAAAATCCTTGAATGTACACATaacaacccacactggcgaaaaactttttttctgctcagtttgtggtcaaggattctgtCAAAAGCAACACTTACAACgtcacgaaagaacccacactggcgaaaaacctttttcctgctcagtttgtgatcaaagattcagtcacaagagcaccttaaaaagacacacaagaacccacactggcgaaaaacctttttcctgctcagtttgtgatcaaagatttactcaaaagcaacacttgaaagtacacataagaacccacactggcgaaaaacctttttcctgctcagtttgtggtcaaagattcagtcacaAGATCACCTTAAAAAGACACACAATAACCCACACTGAcgaaaaacatttttcctgcgcagtttgtggtcaaaggttCGCTCAAAAGCAACACTTGAAAGTACACCGAAGAactcacactggcgaaaaaccttttccctgctcagtttgcgGTCAAAGATTCGCTCGCGAGGATCGCATGAAGAGACACGTGTGTGTTGGTGTGAGAAGCAGTGGACAATGA